A single Pseudodesulfovibrio aespoeensis Aspo-2 DNA region contains:
- the coaBC gene encoding bifunctional phosphopantothenoylcysteine decarboxylase/phosphopantothenate--cysteine ligase CoaBC yields the protein MQTHYRFAGFMGRRVHLGVTGSIAAFKALDLLRALLEADCIVSATLTDAATRFVTPLSFEALGASPVYRAMFDTVPGASAFGHLEPGQEADVLVIAPASANTLAKLAHGLADDMLSCQALAFPGPRIVAPAMNPRMWEAPATRRNWDMLGGLGFTLVEPEAGNVACGDTGTGRLAPLEEILTATLRAISPQDLAGKQVLVTLGPTREPWDGVRFWSNPSSGAMGACMAMAAYLRGAEVTVVAGPTGLLFPQAITVIPVRTALEMHRACLDLWPSMDIACATAAVADFRPIPHGPDKFKKGGASSLTVQFEANPDILKALGDSRRDGQQLIGFAAETGDPRAEAARKLESKGLDLIAANDVSRQGSGFGTATNEMFVLDRQGRRESWPVLPKTEVAWRLWDHLLLG from the coding sequence ATGCAGACCCACTACCGGTTCGCCGGGTTCATGGGCAGGCGCGTCCATCTTGGCGTGACCGGCTCCATAGCCGCCTTCAAGGCCCTTGACCTGCTGCGCGCCCTGCTCGAGGCCGACTGCATCGTGTCCGCCACCCTGACCGATGCGGCCACCCGGTTCGTTACCCCCCTGAGCTTCGAGGCGCTGGGCGCATCACCCGTGTACAGGGCCATGTTCGATACTGTCCCCGGCGCGAGTGCCTTTGGCCATCTGGAGCCGGGACAGGAGGCGGACGTTCTGGTCATTGCTCCGGCCTCGGCCAACACTCTGGCCAAGCTTGCCCACGGGCTGGCCGACGACATGCTTTCCTGCCAGGCCCTGGCTTTTCCCGGCCCGCGTATCGTGGCACCGGCCATGAACCCGCGCATGTGGGAGGCCCCGGCCACCCGGCGCAACTGGGACATGCTCGGCGGGCTCGGTTTCACTCTTGTGGAACCTGAGGCAGGCAATGTGGCCTGCGGCGACACCGGCACCGGGCGGCTGGCTCCCCTTGAGGAAATTCTGACCGCCACCCTTCGGGCCATCAGCCCGCAGGATCTGGCAGGCAAACAGGTGCTCGTCACCCTCGGCCCCACGCGCGAGCCGTGGGACGGGGTGCGTTTCTGGTCCAACCCGTCGAGCGGGGCCATGGGCGCGTGCATGGCCATGGCCGCATACCTGCGCGGGGCCGAGGTCACAGTGGTGGCCGGGCCTACAGGGCTGTTGTTCCCGCAGGCCATCACCGTGATCCCGGTGCGCACCGCCCTTGAGATGCATCGGGCGTGTCTGGACCTGTGGCCGTCCATGGACATCGCCTGCGCCACAGCGGCTGTGGCCGATTTCCGGCCCATCCCGCACGGGCCGGACAAGTTCAAGAAGGGCGGGGCATCATCTTTGACCGTCCAATTCGAGGCCAACCCTGACATTCTCAAGGCCCTTGGCGATTCCCGCCGGGACGGCCAGCAGCTCATCGGGTTTGCTGCCGAGACCGGCGACCCCCGCGCCGAGGCCGCCCGCAAGCTCGAATCCAAGGGGCTCGACCTCATTGCGGCCAACGATGTTTCCCGCCAGGGCAGTGGCTTTGGCACTGCCACCAACGAAATGTTCGTGCTCGACCGGCAGGGCCGTCGGGAGTCGTGGCCTGTGCTTCCCAAAACCGAAGTGGCGTGGAGATTATGGGATCACCTTCTGCTCGGCTGA
- a CDS encoding NfeD family protein, with protein sequence MRHTLRGIVVFASCLLILFALHAHASDLVPGHDAQESRFRVTRLAITGPISPAQDELLADVLASAVKDGSSLLLLTLDTPGGLGDSMRGMVTSMLNAALPVAVWVGPAGARAASAGVFLVAASSVAGMAPQTTIGAASPVGLGGEEINATMAKKVTQDFTSLVRGVAEAQGRNSAWYASAVTDSVSITALEAIELKVVEHLAETDHAFLIQAGRAGFEFKGATITFLPEQIDMAEYDPGFRYRFLSWLLHPQVAYLLLMGGMLGLFIELTHPGAIFPGVLGGLCLLLGLYAMSVLPTDVTGLLLLGFSLLLFFLEAQVVSYGLLSVAGGVAMLIGSILLFRDDYGTLHLPVTFVVIPVAVVSAAAAGLVYLVARSHKIVRPVGLIALVGQAAEVQSWTDDTGQILVRGEIWAAKRASSDFMPQRGMRVQILSATGLTLEIGPLAR encoded by the coding sequence ATGCGCCATACGCTTCGGGGTATTGTTGTCTTTGCCTCCTGCCTGCTGATCCTTTTCGCCCTTCATGCGCACGCTTCGGACTTGGTGCCGGGTCATGACGCCCAAGAGTCGCGTTTTCGCGTCACCAGGCTTGCCATCACCGGACCCATCAGCCCGGCCCAGGACGAGCTGCTTGCCGATGTTCTCGCCTCCGCTGTCAAAGATGGCAGCTCCTTGCTGCTGCTGACCCTCGACACGCCCGGCGGGCTGGGCGACTCCATGCGGGGTATGGTCACGTCCATGCTCAACGCTGCGTTGCCTGTGGCGGTCTGGGTCGGCCCTGCCGGTGCGCGCGCGGCATCTGCCGGGGTCTTTCTGGTAGCCGCGTCGAGCGTGGCGGGCATGGCCCCGCAGACCACCATTGGAGCGGCTTCGCCTGTGGGCCTTGGCGGCGAGGAGATCAACGCGACCATGGCCAAGAAGGTCACCCAGGACTTCACCAGTCTGGTTCGAGGTGTGGCCGAGGCCCAGGGGCGCAACAGCGCGTGGTACGCCAGCGCGGTCACTGACAGCGTCTCCATCACGGCCCTTGAAGCGATTGAGCTCAAGGTGGTCGAGCATCTGGCCGAGACCGACCATGCCTTTCTCATCCAGGCGGGCAGGGCGGGTTTTGAATTCAAGGGGGCCACCATCACCTTCCTGCCTGAGCAGATCGACATGGCAGAGTACGACCCCGGCTTTCGTTACCGCTTCCTCTCCTGGCTCCTTCACCCGCAGGTGGCATACCTGCTGCTCATGGGCGGCATGCTCGGCCTGTTCATCGAGCTCACCCATCCAGGGGCGATCTTTCCCGGCGTGCTGGGCGGGCTGTGCCTGCTGCTTGGCCTCTATGCCATGTCGGTCCTGCCCACCGATGTCACGGGCCTCCTCCTGCTCGGCTTTTCGCTCCTGCTCTTTTTCCTTGAGGCCCAGGTGGTCAGTTACGGGTTGCTCTCCGTGGCCGGGGGAGTGGCCATGCTCATCGGGTCGATCCTGCTCTTTCGCGACGACTACGGAACCCTGCACCTTCCCGTTACCTTTGTTGTCATCCCCGTGGCCGTGGTTTCGGCAGCCGCTGCCGGGCTGGTCTATCTCGTGGCACGATCGCACAAGATCGTGCGACCGGTCGGACTTATCGCCCTGGTCGGCCAGGCCGCTGAGGTTCAATCCTGGACCGACGACACCGGCCAGATTTTGGTACGGGGCGAAATTTGGGCCGCAAAGCGGGCCTCCAGCGATTTTATGCCCCAGCGCGGCATGCGGGTCCAGATTCTCTCTGCAACTGGCTTGACGCTCGAAATCGGGCCTTTGGCCCGCTAA
- a CDS encoding slipin family protein: MFIPQIILLVLLGALVVTALRVLNEYERGVIFRLGRCIGAKGPGLIILIPVIDKMVKVSMRILTLDVPNQDVITQDNVSLKVNAVIYFRVVDPVKAILEIEDYMFGTSQLAQTTLRSVCGGVELDDLLSHRDKVNARIQAILDQHTDPWGIKVATVEVKHIDLPQEMQRAMAKQAEAERERRAKVIGAEGEYQAATKLAEAAEIISHHPAALQLRYLQTMREMASESKSATILPIPLDILNVLMPKKAGNTTKD; this comes from the coding sequence ATGTTCATACCGCAAATCATCCTGCTTGTGCTGCTTGGCGCGCTGGTGGTCACAGCCCTGCGCGTACTCAACGAGTACGAGCGTGGCGTCATCTTCCGCCTTGGCCGGTGCATTGGGGCCAAAGGACCGGGGCTGATCATCCTCATCCCGGTCATCGACAAGATGGTCAAGGTCTCCATGCGCATCCTGACCCTTGATGTGCCCAACCAGGACGTGATCACCCAGGACAACGTCAGCCTCAAGGTCAACGCGGTCATCTATTTTCGCGTGGTGGACCCGGTCAAGGCCATTCTTGAAATAGAGGATTATATGTTCGGGACTTCGCAGCTTGCGCAAACCACCCTGCGTAGCGTATGTGGTGGCGTCGAGCTTGACGACCTCCTCTCGCATCGCGACAAGGTCAACGCGCGGATCCAGGCCATACTGGACCAGCATACCGACCCCTGGGGGATCAAGGTCGCCACAGTCGAGGTCAAACACATCGACCTGCCGCAGGAGATGCAGCGCGCCATGGCCAAGCAGGCCGAGGCCGAGCGCGAACGCAGGGCCAAGGTCATCGGCGCTGAGGGCGAATACCAGGCCGCCACCAAGCTGGCGGAAGCTGCCGAGATCATCAGCCACCATCCTGCCGCACTTCAGCTGCGTTACCTCCAGACCATGAGGGAGATGGCATCGGAGAGCAAGTCTGCGACTATTCTGCCGATTCCACTTGATATATTGAATGTGCTCATGCCCAAAAAGGCAGGCAATACCACAAAGGATTAG